A single Vibrio sp. YMD68 DNA region contains:
- a CDS encoding Na+/H+ antiporter subunit B, translating into MNNTGTSLILQVVARFLLPMLLLFSVFLLLRGHNEPGGGFIAGLVASAAFALHFFAFDASQTRKLIGIDSSYLMGGGLLISLLSGFTGFLMSGSAYLSAVWWDVYVPGIGELKLSTPLIFDVGVYLVVTGMVTTLLFSLAQLEE; encoded by the coding sequence ATGAACAATACGGGGACTTCTCTCATTCTTCAGGTAGTGGCGCGTTTTTTACTGCCAATGCTGTTGTTGTTTTCTGTGTTTTTGTTGTTACGTGGGCACAACGAGCCAGGCGGTGGTTTTATTGCTGGTTTGGTCGCTTCAGCCGCATTTGCGCTTCACTTTTTTGCTTTTGACGCGTCTCAAACTCGAAAGCTTATTGGTATCGACAGTAGTTACTTGATGGGTGGTGGCTTGCTGATTTCGTTATTGAGTGGTTTTACTGGTTTTCTAATGTCAGGCAGTGCTTACCTAAGTGCAGTATGGTGGGATGTGTATGTTCCCGGTATTGGAGAATTAAAATTGAGCACACCTTTGATTTTTGATGTTGGCGTTTATCTTGTCGTTACGGGCATGGTTACAACGTTACTCTTCTCGTTAGCACAGTTGGAGGAATAA
- a CDS encoding ABC transporter permease, translated as MLWPVVKALFGHYRRYPLQMILVLLGLTLGVSLLVGVTSINHHARQSYADGEKLFSNPLPYRIRPKHISNTVPQGLYVQLRRDGFNECVPFVQQNLTTANGDELVLVGLDPIAMFQTEQGMSLAQLKSLDLMNPPYPIVVSQGLAERHDWKDGDSITLDDQSLLGPIVVDSNKSLSGTRMIADISLLRMLNRSSGIGLIACGEMPKDKLASLKSSLPNGLSLSRSSHSELESLTNAFHMNLSALGMLAFVVGLFIFYQAISLSFVQRQPLVGILRQTGVSGWQLAQALSIELIGMIFISWLCGNVFGLMLANQLIPAVATSLGELYNANVGIDIGWSYYSSFYSLGMCVLGVITACIWPLVRLLRSQPNRLTSRLSLVRFAGTEFTLQAFLACALCVAGVAIYQVPQTQTSGFAIIALLMMSVALFTPFLIWKVFTSFTYSLRWVKLRWFFADAATSMSYRGVATMGLMLAMAGNIGVETMVGSFRDTTDKWLTQRLAADLYIYPSTNAATRLNNWLQKQPEVESVWWRWEKDEQTARGVLQIVSTGASDAELDALTVKLGIPNYWYHLHHSKGVMISESMSLKLNIRPGDFISLSNQLGQRWQVVGVYYDYGNPYNQALLSHRNWLNEYAGTGDVALGVELKSGVNPTGLKHRLASVFRLNSDRVFDNSDIHTQAMKVFDRTFAIADSLGHITLFIAVCGIFFATLAGEVSRQRHIALLRCFGISGKELVIISGLQLLVFCMISVVIAMPLGLALASLVVDVVIKQSFGWTLELRFVPIEYIKTIFWVIASLMVAGALPVWRTIKSTPMKSLRDSL; from the coding sequence ATGTTATGGCCCGTAGTTAAAGCGTTATTCGGGCACTATCGTCGTTATCCTTTACAGATGATCTTAGTTTTACTTGGGTTAACGCTGGGCGTTTCTTTGCTGGTTGGGGTTACCTCTATCAATCATCATGCTCGTCAGAGCTACGCTGACGGTGAGAAACTCTTTTCGAATCCATTACCCTATCGAATTCGACCTAAGCATATTAGTAATACGGTCCCGCAGGGCTTATACGTTCAGTTAAGGCGTGATGGCTTTAATGAGTGCGTCCCATTCGTTCAGCAAAATCTCACGACGGCTAATGGCGATGAATTAGTGTTGGTGGGTTTGGACCCCATTGCCATGTTTCAAACTGAGCAAGGGATGTCACTGGCACAACTCAAAAGCCTGGATCTCATGAATCCACCGTATCCCATTGTAGTAAGCCAAGGGCTAGCAGAACGCCATGACTGGAAAGATGGAGATTCAATAACGCTAGACGATCAGTCGCTTCTTGGGCCCATTGTTGTCGATAGCAATAAAAGTTTGAGCGGCACTCGCATGATTGCGGATATCTCGCTACTCAGGATGCTTAATCGCAGTTCCGGTATCGGCCTGATCGCTTGCGGAGAAATGCCAAAAGACAAATTGGCCAGCTTAAAGAGCAGCCTTCCTAACGGTTTGTCTTTATCACGAAGCTCCCATTCAGAACTTGAATCATTAACCAATGCCTTTCATATGAATCTTAGCGCGCTTGGTATGCTGGCCTTTGTCGTCGGACTATTTATTTTTTATCAAGCCATTTCACTTTCGTTCGTTCAGCGTCAGCCTCTTGTTGGTATTTTACGACAGACTGGGGTGTCAGGCTGGCAATTGGCGCAAGCGTTATCAATAGAACTCATCGGTATGATATTCATCAGCTGGCTATGTGGCAATGTGTTCGGATTGATGCTTGCAAATCAATTAATCCCAGCCGTAGCCACTAGTTTGGGTGAGCTTTACAACGCGAATGTAGGTATTGATATTGGTTGGAGCTATTACTCAAGCTTCTACAGTCTAGGCATGTGTGTGCTAGGGGTGATTACTGCATGTATTTGGCCACTTGTTCGTTTGCTGCGCTCACAGCCGAATCGGTTGACTTCGCGTTTGTCACTGGTCAGGTTCGCCGGAACTGAATTTACTCTCCAAGCCTTTTTAGCTTGCGCGTTGTGTGTCGCGGGTGTGGCTATCTACCAAGTGCCCCAAACACAAACATCAGGCTTTGCCATTATTGCGCTGCTGATGATGAGTGTCGCGCTCTTTACTCCATTTTTAATTTGGAAAGTGTTCACCAGTTTTACCTACTCTCTGCGTTGGGTGAAGTTACGTTGGTTCTTTGCCGATGCCGCAACCAGTATGAGTTATCGTGGTGTGGCAACGATGGGATTAATGCTCGCCATGGCTGGCAATATTGGTGTGGAGACCATGGTTGGGAGCTTCCGTGATACGACCGATAAGTGGTTAACACAAAGGTTAGCCGCTGATCTATATATTTATCCAAGTACTAACGCCGCTACTCGTTTGAACAATTGGTTACAAAAGCAACCTGAAGTTGAGAGTGTCTGGTGGCGATGGGAAAAAGATGAGCAAACAGCAAGAGGCGTACTTCAAATAGTAAGTACCGGTGCTTCTGACGCGGAACTTGACGCGCTGACCGTCAAACTTGGTATTCCAAACTACTGGTATCATTTGCACCACTCTAAAGGTGTGATGATCAGTGAGTCTATGTCGTTGAAATTAAACATCAGACCTGGCGACTTTATCAGTCTTTCTAATCAGCTTGGACAACGGTGGCAGGTTGTTGGTGTCTATTACGATTATGGTAATCCGTATAACCAAGCTTTGTTATCGCATCGAAATTGGCTCAATGAATATGCAGGTACCGGCGACGTTGCTCTTGGCGTTGAGCTTAAATCGGGGGTGAACCCAACCGGATTAAAGCATCGACTGGCTTCTGTATTTCGTTTGAATTCCGATCGCGTGTTTGATAATAGCGATATTCATACACAAGCCATGAAGGTGTTTGATCGTACCTTTGCTATCGCTGATTCTTTAGGCCATATCACGTTATTTATCGCGGTTTGCGGAATTTTCTTTGCCACCTTAGCTGGCGAGGTTTCCCGCCAGCGGCATATAGCGTTGTTGCGTTGCTTTGGTATTTCAGGCAAAGAGCTCGTCATTATAAGTGGGCTTCAACTTCTTGTTTTCTGTATGATCTCGGTAGTGATCGCAATGCCTCTCGGGTTGGCTTTAGCAAGCCTTGTGGTGGATGTTGTGATAAAACAATCGTTCGGTTGGACCTTGGAGTTGAGATTTGTTCCTATAGAATATATTAAGACAATATTTTGGGTGATTGCATCGTTAATGGTGGCTGGCGCACTGCCTGTATGGCGAACGATTAAGAGCACACCCATGAAGTCTTTACGGGATTCGCTATAA
- the nhaA gene encoding Na+/H+ antiporter NhaA, which produces MTSMIRDFLKMESSSGILLVIAAITAMMIANSPLNGFYQGFLHTYLLGMSLSHWINDGLMAIFFLIIGLEVKRELVEGALKSKETAMFPAIAAVGGMLAPALVYVLFNYQDPEALAGWAIPAATDIAFALGIMALLGNRVPISLKVFLLALAIIDDLGAVIIIALFYTNDLSVTALTVGFISTAVLFILNSRRVTSLPLYLIIGFVLWFAVLKSGVHATLAGVVVGFAIPLKGKTASDSPLKTLEHALHPYVAFGILPLFALANAGVSLQNISVEGLTSMLPLGIALGLLVGKPIGIMSFCWLSLKLGVAKLPDGIQMRHIFAVSILCGVGFTMSIFISSLAFGFEKEVMDTYARLGVLLGSTASALLGYAILSIVLPKQKAVTN; this is translated from the coding sequence ATGACAAGTATGATTCGTGACTTCTTAAAAATGGAGTCATCTAGTGGTATTTTACTGGTCATTGCCGCAATCACTGCGATGATGATAGCTAACTCGCCTCTCAACGGCTTTTATCAGGGTTTTTTACATACTTATTTGTTGGGGATGTCTCTATCTCATTGGATAAACGATGGCTTAATGGCTATCTTTTTTCTTATTATCGGTCTTGAGGTGAAACGTGAGCTGGTTGAAGGTGCGCTGAAATCAAAAGAAACCGCTATGTTCCCTGCAATCGCTGCAGTGGGTGGCATGTTAGCGCCTGCACTTGTTTATGTTTTATTTAATTATCAAGATCCAGAAGCCCTAGCCGGTTGGGCAATACCTGCTGCCACCGATATCGCATTCGCACTTGGGATTATGGCTCTTTTGGGTAATCGTGTTCCTATCAGCCTAAAAGTCTTTTTACTTGCTTTAGCGATCATCGATGACTTGGGCGCTGTTATTATTATTGCGCTTTTCTATACCAACGATTTGTCGGTAACTGCGTTGACAGTCGGTTTTATTTCAACTGCTGTTTTGTTTATCTTAAACTCACGTCGTGTCACGTCTTTACCTCTGTACCTAATTATTGGCTTCGTGCTTTGGTTTGCGGTACTAAAATCTGGAGTGCATGCAACGTTAGCGGGTGTTGTTGTCGGGTTCGCTATTCCATTAAAAGGGAAAACCGCCAGTGACTCGCCGCTTAAAACGTTAGAACACGCCTTACACCCTTACGTCGCCTTCGGTATTTTACCTTTGTTTGCGTTAGCTAATGCAGGCGTATCTTTACAGAATATCTCGGTAGAAGGTTTAACGTCTATGCTTCCTTTAGGTATCGCTTTGGGCCTATTGGTGGGCAAGCCTATTGGTATTATGTCTTTCTGTTGGCTGTCGCTGAAATTGGGAGTTGCAAAGCTTCCTGACGGGATTCAGATGCGACATATTTTTGCGGTGTCTATCTTGTGTGGTGTGGGTTTTACAATGTCGATATTTATATCTTCATTGGCTTTTGGTTTTGAGAAAGAAGTCATGGACACATATGCTCGCCTAGGCGTTCTACTTGGCTCTACAGCCTCTGCACTATTGGGTTATGCAATATTAAGTATTGTTTTACCAAAGCAAAAAGCAGTGACAAATTAA
- a CDS encoding lipocalin-like domain-containing protein, whose translation MKSTPKIGKLSFIRLLLSVTVILFVSILLYLSSDLSDSDVPDRSHQAVVQMLQKKVFEPVLPDQSVSLPDDFKSHPEYQHEWWQYFANVVDQQGTEYAIQWSFFRVARDERKTEGWQNPQIYISHAVISNKTQVWKEQRIARGGIGQSGTNVNPFKLWIDNWGWQSLGYTPFPGELDISTNDFSINLQTLTAGPFALLGDNGYQPKHDLLPIAAFNINAPFLSVSGELSLDNGEPLKVKGSAWMSKEWGSQLISKHQEGWDWFVINLTPTETLTVSRYRHHEQMPYLYGSIISNSGRNTLLDEKSISLSPSKTTVSSSGKKIPLEWRIVIAEHGIDVLLTPVNRNLLLPFVIPYWEGPVETSGSHETKGFMQLTGY comes from the coding sequence ATGAAAAGTACTCCAAAGATCGGTAAGTTAAGTTTTATTCGTTTGTTGCTTTCTGTTACTGTGATTCTCTTTGTATCAATCCTACTTTACTTGAGTTCCGACCTCTCTGATTCTGATGTCCCCGATCGTTCGCATCAAGCCGTTGTCCAAATGTTGCAAAAAAAAGTGTTTGAACCGGTCCTGCCTGATCAAAGCGTTAGCCTTCCAGACGACTTTAAATCTCACCCAGAATATCAGCATGAATGGTGGCAGTATTTTGCCAATGTTGTTGATCAGCAAGGCACTGAATATGCAATTCAATGGAGTTTTTTTCGAGTAGCTAGGGATGAGAGAAAGACGGAAGGCTGGCAAAATCCTCAGATTTATATTTCTCACGCTGTTATTTCCAATAAAACGCAAGTATGGAAAGAGCAGAGGATTGCTCGAGGGGGAATCGGGCAGTCGGGGACGAATGTGAACCCATTTAAGTTATGGATAGATAATTGGGGGTGGCAGTCATTGGGTTATACACCCTTTCCCGGTGAGTTGGACATTTCAACGAATGATTTCAGCATAAACCTTCAAACATTGACAGCAGGCCCTTTTGCGCTGCTTGGCGATAATGGTTATCAACCAAAACATGATCTCCTTCCTATCGCGGCATTTAACATTAATGCGCCATTTTTGTCTGTATCTGGCGAACTGAGCCTAGATAATGGTGAGCCATTAAAAGTGAAAGGCAGTGCATGGATGAGCAAAGAGTGGGGGAGTCAGCTGATTTCGAAGCATCAGGAAGGGTGGGATTGGTTTGTCATTAATCTAACCCCGACTGAGACGTTAACCGTAAGTCGTTATCGCCATCATGAGCAGATGCCGTATCTCTATGGTTCTATCATCAGTAATAGTGGAAGAAACACGCTACTTGATGAAAAGAGCATCTCTTTAAGTCCCTCAAAAACAACCGTATCGTCGAGCGGAAAAAAAATACCTCTTGAATGGAGGATAGTGATTGCTGAGCATGGTATCGATGTATTACTCACACCGGTTAATCGTAATCTATTACTACCTTTTGTCATTCCTTACTGGGAGGGGCCAGTTGAAACATCAGGTTCTCACGAAACGAAAGGGTTTATGCAACTAACGGGCTATTAA
- a CDS encoding Na+/H+ antiporter subunit C: MTTLFAIVIGALYAAALYMMLRRSVVKLVIGLMILSNATNLLIFTGGGLIRGAPPLIEEGMKIPSGPIADPLPQALILTAIVISFGVLAFAVVLIKRAYKVIGADDMNEMKSTDSQL, encoded by the coding sequence ATGACAACTCTATTTGCTATTGTCATTGGTGCTCTTTACGCCGCAGCACTCTATATGATGCTTCGACGTAGTGTGGTTAAGCTCGTGATTGGACTGATGATTTTGTCTAATGCGACCAATTTGTTGATTTTCACGGGCGGAGGCTTGATTCGTGGTGCGCCTCCTCTTATTGAGGAAGGAATGAAAATACCATCGGGGCCGATAGCCGATCCATTGCCTCAAGCTCTTATTCTAACGGCTATCGTGATTAGTTTTGGTGTGTTGGCATTTGCTGTTGTACTGATAAAGCGCGCTTATAAAGTCATAGGCGCAGACGACATGAACGAAATGAAGAGTACAGATTCACAATTATGA
- a CDS encoding ABC transporter ATP-binding protein, with protein sequence MLQLNNLCKGYVDGGEFHPVLQGAELTLNQGDQVALMGESGTGKSTLLNLIAGLDTIDSGEVQYPDFSMHESPEHLRTAYRRNNVGLIFQQFNLLPTLNIADNIRFCRQLKGLPEDHGLWRQILSALDLMPLLGRYPEEVSGGQQQRAAIARALYMEPKILLADEPTGSLDERNAEAVMRLLTSLTRQLDCTLLLVTHSDKVAEHMDGRIRLQGGQLHVMARS encoded by the coding sequence ATGTTACAGCTGAATAACCTATGTAAAGGATACGTTGACGGTGGTGAATTTCATCCAGTTTTACAAGGTGCGGAACTGACATTAAATCAAGGCGATCAGGTTGCTCTTATGGGCGAAAGTGGTACAGGAAAAAGTACGCTACTCAACCTGATTGCAGGGCTCGACACCATCGACTCAGGAGAAGTTCAATATCCGGATTTCTCTATGCACGAAAGTCCAGAACACCTAAGGACTGCATATCGACGCAATAATGTGGGTCTTATTTTTCAGCAATTCAATTTACTTCCTACGCTAAATATCGCCGATAACATTCGCTTTTGTCGTCAGCTTAAAGGGTTACCAGAAGATCATGGACTGTGGCGACAAATTTTGTCGGCGTTGGATCTTATGCCTCTATTAGGGCGCTACCCAGAAGAGGTTTCAGGGGGGCAGCAGCAGAGGGCTGCGATCGCAAGAGCCTTGTATATGGAGCCAAAGATTTTGTTGGCCGATGAGCCAACTGGGAGTTTAGATGAAAGAAACGCCGAAGCGGTGATGCGCTTATTGACTTCCTTAACTCGCCAATTAGATTGCACGCTTTTGTTGGTCACGCACAGTGATAAAGTGGCCGAACACATGGATGGTCGCATTCGTCTCCAGGGAGGGCAACTCCATGTTATGGCCCGTAGTTAA
- a CDS encoding Na+/H+ antiporter subunit D, with product MMILMPVLIPMFAAALSMLLWKHRTLQRWISVISNFSLLVAAITLFNKVYTSGIQATNLGGWEAPFGITLVADLLAVVMVTVSSVVAFCISIYALATMTKEHEKFGFYPLLHLMLAGVIGSFLTGDIFNLYVWFEIMLVASFGLLILGGERSQMEGALKYVTLNLLSSALFLSAVGLLYAYAGTLNMADLGQKLSMSANPEVVTVISLLFLVAFGIKAAAFPLFFWLPASYHTPPVAISAVFAGLLTKVGVYALYRVFSVIFVGDVDFTHHTLLMWMGIFTMVTGVLGAAAQFEVRRILSFHIVSQIGYMILGLALFTPLAILGGVFYLFHHIIVKTNLFLISGVMYRMHGSYRLEKLGGLYKSAPFLAILFAVPAMSLAGIPPLSGFFAKFVVIQAGIEAKEWIGVFASLAVGLLTMYSMIKIWSEAFWKKLPDDAETRPAMSDSERLCLYLPIIVMAIITITIGINAEWFVNLASMTAEQILDPQQYIDAVLGGQS from the coding sequence ATGATGATATTAATGCCAGTACTGATCCCAATGTTTGCGGCAGCGTTATCAATGTTGCTGTGGAAGCATCGAACGCTACAGCGTTGGATCAGTGTAATCTCAAATTTTTCGCTGCTGGTTGCCGCGATTACGTTATTTAACAAGGTTTACACGAGTGGTATTCAGGCCACCAATCTAGGAGGCTGGGAAGCACCGTTTGGTATCACTTTAGTGGCCGATTTACTTGCGGTCGTCATGGTGACAGTGTCTTCGGTTGTGGCGTTTTGCATATCAATCTATGCATTGGCCACCATGACCAAAGAACACGAGAAGTTTGGTTTCTATCCTTTATTGCATCTAATGCTTGCGGGCGTTATTGGCTCGTTCCTAACCGGAGATATATTCAACCTGTACGTATGGTTCGAGATAATGCTCGTGGCATCGTTTGGCTTGCTGATCTTAGGGGGTGAACGAAGCCAGATGGAGGGTGCGCTGAAATATGTAACGCTTAACCTACTGTCGTCAGCGCTGTTTCTAAGTGCGGTAGGCTTGTTGTACGCCTATGCGGGCACGTTGAATATGGCCGATTTGGGACAAAAGTTGTCAATGTCTGCCAACCCTGAGGTTGTGACGGTCATATCGCTGCTCTTCTTGGTCGCCTTTGGTATTAAAGCCGCTGCATTTCCGTTGTTTTTCTGGTTACCAGCGTCGTATCACACGCCTCCTGTTGCGATCTCTGCGGTCTTTGCCGGCTTGCTAACCAAAGTGGGTGTTTACGCCTTATACCGAGTGTTCAGTGTCATCTTCGTGGGCGATGTGGACTTTACTCATCATACTTTATTGATGTGGATGGGCATCTTTACCATGGTCACGGGTGTGCTAGGCGCCGCCGCTCAGTTTGAAGTTCGTAGAATTCTCTCATTTCATATTGTGAGCCAAATTGGTTATATGATTTTAGGTCTCGCACTCTTTACGCCATTGGCGATTTTAGGAGGCGTGTTTTACTTATTCCATCACATCATAGTCAAAACCAATCTCTTCCTAATCAGTGGTGTGATGTATCGAATGCACGGTAGCTACCGATTGGAGAAGCTGGGGGGGCTTTATAAGTCCGCGCCTTTCTTAGCCATTCTGTTTGCAGTGCCGGCAATGTCACTGGCTGGGATCCCACCGTTATCGGGTTTCTTTGCCAAGTTCGTCGTTATACAGGCGGGTATTGAAGCCAAGGAATGGATTGGTGTCTTCGCTTCATTAGCGGTTGGTTTGCTCACTATGTATTCAATGATTAAGATTTGGTCTGAAGCGTTTTGGAAGAAATTACCAGATGACGCAGAGACTCGACCAGCGATGTCTGATTCAGAACGTTTGTGTCTCTACTTGCCAATCATCGTGATGGCGATCATTACTATTACCATTGGTATCAATGCGGAATGGTTTGTAAATCTAGCTTCTATGACGGCGGAACAAATACTTGACCCGCAGCAATACATTGACGCGGTATTGGGAGGTCAATCATGA
- a CDS encoding putative monovalent cation/H+ antiporter subunit A codes for MLIAVLSGFFLAAFVPWLFKRFGEKTSQLLALLPAALFVYFLTFLPAVTSEGPLLISYEWVPLLGISLNFWLDGLSLLFALLISGIGFFVMIYTGSYLAHKADQRKLLMYLMAFMAAMLGVVLSSNLMAMFVFWELTSITSYMLIGYYHEKESSRKSALQGLMVTVGGGLALLAGIIMLGLIAGTYEVREILAQGTSLQSHPLFPAMMVLVLLGAFTKSAQFPFHFWLPNAMAAPTPVSSYLHSATMVKAGVYLMARLQPTMAGYEAWTVALTFFGATTMLLGATLAVTSTDLKRILAYSTVMALGTLTMLIGIGTEASLVAAVVFLLGHALYKGALFMAAGTIDHEAGTKDVRELGGLRKAMPYTAAFMSLAALALAGVPPLFGFIGKELMLEGVLSSPWAVLLIFMTLLTSVFIVACAGLLVIKPFWGEKKVTPKEVHEAPMGMRLGFSVLATVGLIFGLMPSLVTPLVSSAVSAISFGQIESVDLALWHGINLPLMISVTALGLGYLLFKKWDTLGPRASTLKPMLEYGPERGYEIFMDNLVTFAKWSTMKLQNGYMANYILTIFITTIALVAYAMFTKVGFHWDIDFSDVTLKDVGISILIIAVITYACITPLRLGAVAAIGALGFSMALIYVFFSAPDLAITQVLIETLTVIMLVLVLFRLPKFQKLSSSDVRWRDCFVAVTFGVMMAVLLLTVTHFAMPDRISSYLIENSYTIAKGRNIVNVILVDYRVLDTLGELFVLSLAAIGVTAMLRTREEK; via the coding sequence ATGCTTATTGCTGTCCTGTCAGGTTTTTTCCTGGCGGCATTTGTTCCTTGGTTGTTTAAGCGTTTTGGTGAAAAAACCAGCCAGTTGCTCGCACTATTGCCAGCGGCTTTGTTTGTCTATTTTCTTACTTTTTTGCCGGCTGTGACAAGCGAAGGTCCACTGCTGATCAGTTATGAATGGGTACCACTATTAGGTATCAGTTTGAATTTTTGGCTAGATGGGTTGAGCCTACTGTTTGCGTTATTGATTTCGGGTATCGGTTTTTTCGTCATGATTTATACAGGCAGCTACCTAGCTCATAAAGCCGATCAGCGTAAGCTCTTAATGTATCTGATGGCATTTATGGCGGCGATGTTAGGCGTTGTGCTGTCTAGCAACCTGATGGCCATGTTTGTCTTCTGGGAACTGACCAGCATTACTTCGTATATGCTGATTGGTTATTACCATGAAAAAGAATCATCGCGTAAATCAGCGCTTCAAGGACTGATGGTGACCGTTGGTGGTGGTCTTGCGCTACTGGCGGGCATTATTATGCTTGGCTTGATTGCCGGTACTTATGAAGTCAGGGAGATTCTTGCTCAAGGCACGAGTCTTCAATCTCATCCCTTATTCCCTGCAATGATGGTGTTGGTCCTACTTGGTGCATTTACTAAGTCAGCGCAATTCCCATTTCATTTTTGGTTGCCTAACGCAATGGCTGCCCCAACGCCTGTCAGTTCTTACTTACACTCCGCCACCATGGTAAAAGCGGGTGTCTATTTGATGGCTCGATTGCAACCTACGATGGCAGGTTATGAAGCATGGACTGTTGCGCTTACATTCTTTGGTGCGACGACAATGTTACTCGGAGCCACTTTGGCTGTCACGAGTACCGATTTGAAACGTATTTTGGCGTACTCGACTGTAATGGCATTAGGTACGTTAACGATGCTCATTGGTATCGGTACGGAAGCTTCATTGGTTGCAGCGGTAGTCTTTTTGTTAGGTCACGCGCTGTATAAAGGTGCGCTCTTTATGGCCGCAGGTACGATTGATCATGAAGCGGGAACAAAAGACGTACGTGAATTAGGCGGGCTTAGAAAGGCTATGCCGTATACGGCCGCCTTTATGTCATTAGCCGCTTTGGCACTGGCTGGCGTTCCACCACTGTTCGGCTTCATTGGTAAAGAATTGATGCTAGAAGGGGTTTTATCTAGCCCTTGGGCTGTGCTTCTTATCTTCATGACGTTGTTAACCTCTGTCTTTATCGTGGCTTGCGCAGGGTTGCTTGTGATTAAACCATTTTGGGGTGAAAAGAAAGTAACACCGAAAGAGGTCCATGAAGCGCCGATGGGTATGCGTTTAGGTTTTTCTGTACTGGCGACCGTAGGGCTGATTTTTGGGTTAATGCCAAGTCTCGTGACACCGTTAGTATCTTCTGCGGTGAGTGCGATCTCATTTGGTCAGATTGAGTCCGTTGATTTAGCACTTTGGCATGGTATCAATCTACCGCTGATGATCAGCGTTACCGCTCTAGGTTTGGGTTATTTGCTGTTTAAGAAGTGGGACACGTTAGGCCCACGAGCATCAACATTGAAACCTATGCTTGAGTACGGACCTGAACGTGGTTACGAAATATTTATGGATAACTTAGTGACGTTTGCTAAGTGGAGTACCATGAAGCTGCAAAATGGCTACATGGCAAACTATATCCTAACGATCTTTATTACGACGATTGCACTAGTCGCGTATGCCATGTTCACCAAAGTTGGCTTCCATTGGGATATTGATTTCTCTGATGTGACGCTTAAAGACGTAGGCATCTCGATTCTCATTATCGCGGTGATTACCTATGCGTGCATAACGCCTCTTCGACTTGGCGCCGTTGCCGCTATTGGTGCTCTGGGCTTTTCGATGGCGTTAATCTATGTCTTCTTTAGTGCTCCAGATCTAGCGATTACTCAAGTACTGATAGAAACCTTGACGGTTATTATGCTTGTTCTCGTGCTGTTTAGATTGCCTAAATTCCAAAAACTATCAAGCAGTGACGTACGCTGGAGAGACTGTTTTGTGGCGGTTACTTTTGGCGTGATGATGGCCGTTCTACTGTTGACGGTTACGCACTTTGCGATGCCTGATCGTATCAGTTCCTATCTTATTGAGAATAGCTACACGATTGCCAAAGGACGAAATATCGTCAACGTAATCCTAGTCGACTACCGTGTACTCGATACGTTAGGTGAACTATTCGTACTTTCCCTTGCCGCAATAGGGGTTACAGCCATGCTTCGAACTCGGGAGGAAAAGTAA